A genomic stretch from Corynebacterium faecale includes:
- a CDS encoding molybdenum cofactor guanylyltransferase, which yields MNVIILAGGQGTRMGGVDKAAVQLNGRRLLDYLLECLGSGHNVVVVSPHPVEGVITTSEQPPFGGPVAGIAAGVAALPQTEEFTAVLAVDAPYSAEMLPALRSAIGDADVAVTRAHDGWIQPLCAVWSTMSLTGALADLGEVRDRSVKSLLRKATRVVEVSGNGTETDYDTIGELSALGEVELPNRDVQK from the coding sequence ATGAATGTGATCATCCTCGCTGGTGGCCAGGGCACACGCATGGGGGGTGTGGATAAGGCCGCGGTTCAGCTCAATGGGCGCAGATTACTTGATTATCTTCTGGAGTGCTTAGGTTCCGGCCACAACGTGGTGGTGGTCTCCCCGCATCCCGTGGAGGGGGTCATCACCACCAGTGAGCAGCCCCCGTTCGGTGGACCGGTGGCGGGCATCGCTGCCGGCGTGGCCGCCCTGCCACAGACTGAGGAGTTCACCGCTGTGCTTGCCGTGGATGCCCCCTACTCCGCGGAGATGCTGCCGGCCCTGCGAAGTGCCATCGGTGATGCGGATGTGGCGGTGACCCGTGCCCACGACGGGTGGATCCAGCCGCTGTGTGCAGTGTGGTCAACCATGTCCCTGACTGGTGCCTTGGCGGATCTCGGAGAGGTCCGGGACAGGTCGGTGAAATCACTTCTGAGAAAGGCCACGCGGGTGGTCGAGGTATCCGGCAATGGCACGGAAACCGACTATGACACCATCGGGGAGCTCTCTGCCCTCGGTGAGGTGGAACTGCCTAATAGAGACGTTCAAAAATAG
- a CDS encoding molybdopterin molybdotransferase MoeA gives MSDVSITGHLSRVLSLITPGAPVTLSLHEAVGTVLAADTHARLAVPPFSNSGMDGYLINTADLSAGGTATLKVSGDVPAGGAALTPVRGESVRIMTGAPVSDPVPEGLAVIPVEDTSSSPGPLDLPESIDIHAFRGRAHIRLRGENVRPGDRVARAGELIDAGTLAGLISAGVEQVSSFPRPRVAVLSSGDELVTSGTTPLPGQIPDSNRPMVAQLIREAGIKEVSELHTGDDPEEFWDVFSQVVESHDLVITTGGVSAGAFDVVKSAMGLGAAMWFGHVSMQPGKPQGAGTWARRDGSPVPVLCLPGNPVAAFVSFLMFVRAAVDKLVGLEVSPDLGSRPRTTATAAVDFPDARAKDLIVPVRLSWGEAGALATPFTQGGRGSHFVASLNGVDGFAIIPPGSSGPGEGEQIGVYLT, from the coding sequence TTGTCTGATGTCTCTATCACCGGGCACCTTTCACGGGTGTTGTCCCTGATCACCCCCGGCGCGCCGGTAACGCTATCCCTCCATGAGGCCGTGGGGACCGTGCTCGCAGCGGATACCCATGCCCGGTTGGCGGTGCCACCGTTTTCCAATTCCGGGATGGACGGTTATCTCATCAATACAGCGGACCTTTCCGCGGGAGGAACCGCGACGCTGAAGGTGAGCGGCGATGTTCCAGCCGGCGGTGCCGCCCTCACCCCGGTGCGGGGAGAGTCCGTGCGCATCATGACGGGCGCTCCGGTCAGTGATCCCGTACCGGAAGGATTGGCGGTCATCCCCGTGGAGGACACCTCCTCTAGCCCGGGGCCCCTGGATCTTCCGGAGTCGATTGATATCCACGCTTTCCGCGGGCGCGCCCACATCCGACTCCGGGGCGAGAATGTCCGTCCAGGTGACCGGGTGGCCCGGGCTGGCGAGCTCATTGATGCCGGCACACTCGCAGGTCTGATCTCCGCTGGTGTAGAGCAGGTTTCGTCGTTTCCCCGACCCCGCGTGGCGGTGCTGAGCAGCGGTGATGAGCTGGTGACATCGGGTACCACTCCCCTGCCCGGCCAGATCCCGGACTCCAACCGCCCGATGGTGGCCCAGCTTATACGCGAAGCAGGCATCAAAGAAGTCTCGGAGCTCCACACCGGTGATGATCCGGAGGAGTTCTGGGATGTATTCAGCCAGGTGGTGGAGTCACATGATCTGGTGATCACCACCGGCGGAGTGTCAGCCGGAGCCTTCGACGTGGTGAAATCCGCGATGGGCCTGGGGGCCGCGATGTGGTTCGGCCACGTCAGCATGCAGCCGGGCAAGCCACAGGGCGCAGGCACCTGGGCGCGCCGGGATGGCTCCCCGGTACCGGTCCTTTGTTTACCGGGTAACCCGGTGGCGGCGTTCGTATCGTTTCTCATGTTCGTCCGTGCGGCCGTGGATAAGCTTGTCGGGCTTGAGGTCTCCCCGGATCTGGGTTCACGTCCCCGGACCACGGCCACTGCCGCCGTGGACTTTCCTGATGCGCGCGCGAAGGATCTCATCGTGCCGGTCAGACTTTCCTGGGGTGAGGCTGGAGCGTTGGCCACGCCGTTCACCCAAGGAGGGCGCGGCAGTCATTTCGTGGCCTCCCTCAACGGGGTGGATGGTTTCGCCATCATCCCTCCGGGCTCTTCCGGCCCCGGTGAAGGTGAACAGATCGGGGTGTACCTGACATGA
- the moaA gene encoding GTP 3',8-cyclase MoaA: MTTRLYLQPGPYQQPKETASQSVKPDGTRELVDRYGRVARDLRVSLTDRCNLRCTYCMPAEGLEWLPTEQSLDDEEINRLIRIAVEKLGIRQIRFTGGEPLLRKNLESIIEATSRLRTDEGESVRTALTTNGLGLDRRIDALKKAGLHRVNISLDTIDAERYVALTRRDRLAGVLSSIEAAVAAGLDPVKINAVVMPGVNEVDIVPLAAFCLERGAQLRFIEQMPLGPRDQWKRTDMVTAAQILERLEERFDLTPAREPRGAAPAALWNATDREDPQITGTLGIIASVTHPFCGDCDRSRLTSDGTIRNCLFARTETPLRDLMRAGASDDELAAAWAGAMWEKKPGHGIDDEGFLQPDRPMSAIGG; encoded by the coding sequence ATGACTACTCGCCTTTACCTCCAGCCCGGGCCGTATCAACAGCCGAAAGAGACAGCGTCGCAAAGCGTCAAACCTGATGGCACGCGTGAGCTGGTCGACCGCTACGGGCGGGTGGCGCGCGACCTGCGCGTCTCGCTCACCGACCGGTGCAACCTGCGTTGCACCTACTGCATGCCGGCGGAAGGGTTGGAGTGGCTGCCCACCGAGCAGTCGCTTGACGACGAAGAGATCAACCGCCTCATCCGCATCGCCGTGGAGAAACTGGGTATCCGGCAGATTCGATTCACCGGCGGGGAACCCCTGCTGCGGAAGAACCTGGAGTCCATCATTGAGGCCACCTCCCGTCTGCGCACGGATGAGGGTGAATCCGTCCGCACCGCACTGACCACCAACGGGCTCGGCCTGGACCGCCGGATCGATGCCCTGAAGAAAGCCGGCCTGCACCGGGTGAACATCTCACTGGACACCATCGACGCGGAGCGCTACGTCGCCCTGACCAGGCGCGATCGCCTGGCCGGCGTATTGTCCTCCATTGAAGCCGCCGTGGCTGCAGGGCTTGATCCGGTCAAGATCAATGCCGTGGTGATGCCCGGGGTCAATGAGGTGGACATCGTGCCACTGGCCGCTTTCTGCCTGGAGCGCGGCGCACAGCTGCGCTTCATTGAGCAGATGCCGCTCGGCCCGCGTGACCAGTGGAAACGGACAGACATGGTCACCGCGGCCCAGATACTGGAGCGGCTGGAGGAGAGGTTTGACCTCACGCCCGCACGCGAACCACGGGGGGCGGCCCCCGCTGCCCTGTGGAACGCCACCGACCGTGAGGATCCCCAGATCACCGGCACACTCGGCATCATCGCATCGGTAACCCACCCTTTCTGCGGTGACTGCGACCGTTCCCGCCTGACCAGTGACGGCACCATCCGCAACTGCCTGTTCGCGCGCACCGAAACGCCCCTGCGTGATCTCATGCGCGCAGGAGCCTCCGATGATGAACTCGCTGCAGCCTGGGCAGGTGCGATGTGGGAGAAGAAACCCGGCCACGGCATCGACGATGAGGGCTTCCTCCAGCCGGATCGCCCCATGTCAGCGATCGGTGGCTAG
- a CDS encoding long-chain fatty-acid--CoA ligase — MLSTMQDVPLSLSRILKYGSTVHGDTVITTYDGDEQEQITFADIGARAAALAHALHDSLGITGDQRVGSLLYNCGEHLETMFAVACMGAVFNPLNKQLMNDQIAFIINHAEDEIIVADPRLATQLGEILPECPGVRAVIFIGDSDIREPSSHLPEGVQTYSYEALLDGRSTHYDWPVEDERTAAAICYSTGTTGPPKGVVYSHRSLYLQSLSLRTTDSLSVTHGETFLCCVPIYHVLSWGVPIAAFMSGTPLVMPGADLSAPTLAKIISTTLPRAAHGVPTLWIQLMVHYLKNPPERMSLRELYVGGSAVPPVVITLWEERYGVDVVHVWGMTETSTVGTVSRPPSGVSGAARWSYRVSQGRFPASLEYRVVNEGQVMASTDRNEGEIQVRGPWVTGSYFQSPAAEEGGLAESFHGMDANGPDESFTADGWLRTGDVGAVTSDGFLSIQDRARDVIRSGGEWIYSAQLENLIMATPEVVECAVIGFPDDKWVERPLAVTLLYPNVEPTRETAELLRDQLRDRLPNWMLPEYWTFVKEIDKTSVGKFDKKDLRMHLADGEFEVIKLKGPGEK; from the coding sequence ATGCTCAGCACGATGCAGGATGTTCCCCTCTCCCTCTCCCGTATTCTCAAGTATGGCTCCACCGTCCACGGTGACACTGTCATCACCACATATGACGGTGATGAGCAGGAGCAGATCACCTTCGCTGACATCGGCGCCCGGGCGGCGGCCCTCGCGCATGCGCTCCATGATTCCCTCGGCATCACCGGTGACCAGCGGGTGGGGTCCCTGTTGTACAACTGCGGGGAGCACCTGGAAACGATGTTCGCGGTGGCCTGCATGGGTGCGGTGTTCAACCCACTCAACAAGCAGCTGATGAATGACCAGATCGCGTTCATCATCAACCACGCTGAGGATGAGATCATCGTGGCTGATCCCCGCCTGGCCACCCAGCTGGGTGAAATCCTTCCCGAGTGCCCCGGCGTCCGCGCGGTGATCTTCATCGGCGATTCCGATATCCGCGAGCCTTCCTCCCACCTGCCGGAGGGTGTCCAGACCTATTCCTATGAGGCGCTGCTGGACGGTCGTTCCACCCACTATGACTGGCCTGTGGAGGATGAACGCACCGCCGCGGCCATCTGCTATTCCACCGGCACCACCGGCCCACCGAAGGGTGTGGTCTACTCCCACCGTTCGCTGTACCTGCAGTCATTGAGCCTGCGGACCACGGATTCCCTCTCTGTCACCCACGGTGAGACTTTCCTGTGCTGTGTTCCCATCTATCACGTGCTCAGCTGGGGTGTTCCCATCGCGGCGTTCATGTCTGGGACTCCCCTGGTGATGCCCGGCGCCGACCTTTCTGCCCCGACGCTGGCAAAGATCATTTCCACCACCCTGCCGCGGGCAGCCCACGGCGTGCCGACCTTGTGGATCCAGCTCATGGTGCACTATCTGAAGAATCCTCCGGAGAGAATGTCCCTGCGGGAACTCTATGTCGGCGGTTCCGCCGTGCCGCCGGTGGTGATCACGCTGTGGGAGGAACGGTATGGCGTGGATGTGGTGCACGTCTGGGGCATGACGGAGACCTCCACGGTGGGCACTGTGTCCCGACCACCATCGGGCGTATCCGGTGCGGCCCGCTGGAGCTACCGCGTCTCCCAGGGCAGATTCCCCGCCTCCCTGGAATACCGTGTGGTCAATGAGGGGCAGGTGATGGCTTCCACCGACCGCAATGAGGGTGAGATCCAGGTCCGGGGTCCGTGGGTCACCGGTTCCTACTTCCAGTCCCCCGCCGCGGAGGAGGGTGGTCTCGCCGAGTCCTTCCACGGGATGGATGCGAATGGGCCCGACGAATCCTTCACTGCTGATGGCTGGCTACGCACCGGCGATGTGGGTGCGGTCACCAGCGATGGATTCCTCAGCATCCAGGACCGTGCCCGCGATGTGATCCGTTCCGGTGGCGAGTGGATCTACTCCGCCCAGCTGGAGAACCTCATCATGGCCACCCCGGAGGTGGTGGAATGTGCGGTGATCGGATTCCCCGATGACAAGTGGGTGGAACGCCCCCTCGCTGTCACGTTGCTGTACCCCAATGTGGAACCCACGCGTGAGACCGCGGAACTGCTCCGTGATCAGCTGCGCGACCGTCTACCCAACTGGATGCTGCCGGAGTACTGGACGTTTGTTAAGGAGATCGACAAGACATCGGTGGGTAAATTCGACAAGAAGGACCTGCGCATGCACTTGGCCGATGGTGAATTCGAGGTCATCAAATTGAAGGGACCTGGGGAGAAATAG
- the rho gene encoding transcription termination factor Rho — MTNTDNTAANQGELTALRLPELRKIAGELGLKGTSGLRKGELINAISSARSGGNTSTAAPAANAPEEQQAAGTRARRAVKSTPAPAAETAPEEAPARRGRRRVTASPTTPSSEGVQQAPQTESAPAPMQEQSHEDNDGSESSSQDGQDNQDNRFESRSAARRARRNRQRQTQRDTPDSEDSQDTQDQQDTAPAQQTQQSQPSQPSQNEQEDNTEQSQGDDNQQDSHDNRRGNQRRDRRGNRNDQRDNNRDNQRDNQQDQSDNQQDSQDNDGSHNDRRGNRNDDHGDDRRGRRGRRNRRGRDNRQDNRDNRGDQQNDQNDNQQDDQLQNVAGILDIVDTNVAFVRTTGYHPAPSDVFVNNQLIRRMGLRSGDAIVGQVRMNQGGQQGGNQGGHGGRNRQKYNNLSRVDSINGLPVEETRNRPEFNKLTPLYPNQRLRLETEQRVLTTRVIDLIMPIGKGQRALIVSPPKAGKTTILQNIANAIATNNPECYLMVVLVDERPEEVTDMQRSVKGEVIASTFDRPPGEHTAIAELAIERAKRLVEQGQDVVVLLDSITRLGRAYNNSSPASGRILSGGVDSNALYPPKRFLGAARNIENGGSLTIIATAMVETGSAGDTVIFEEFKGTGNAELKLDRKISERRVFPAVDVNPSGTRKDELLLNPDEARIMHKLRRILSALDNQQAIDLLIKQLKKTKSNAEFLMQVASSAPMAATENDEEYS, encoded by the coding sequence GTGACCAACACAGACAACACCGCAGCGAACCAGGGCGAACTGACCGCCCTTCGACTGCCGGAACTGCGCAAGATCGCCGGAGAACTGGGCCTCAAGGGGACCTCCGGGTTGCGCAAGGGTGAACTGATCAACGCCATCAGCTCCGCCCGTTCGGGTGGAAACACCAGCACCGCCGCCCCGGCCGCCAACGCGCCAGAGGAACAGCAGGCTGCAGGCACCCGCGCCCGCAGGGCCGTCAAGTCCACCCCTGCACCCGCAGCAGAGACTGCTCCGGAAGAGGCGCCCGCTCGTCGTGGCCGTCGCCGCGTCACCGCCTCCCCGACCACTCCCTCCAGTGAGGGTGTCCAGCAGGCCCCACAGACTGAGTCCGCTCCAGCCCCGATGCAGGAACAGTCCCACGAGGACAATGACGGCTCTGAGTCCTCATCCCAGGACGGCCAGGATAACCAGGACAACCGCTTTGAATCCCGCTCCGCTGCACGCCGCGCGCGACGCAACCGCCAGCGCCAGACACAGCGTGACACCCCGGACTCCGAGGACAGTCAGGACACCCAGGACCAGCAGGACACCGCTCCGGCACAGCAGACTCAGCAGTCTCAGCCTTCTCAGCCTTCTCAGAATGAGCAGGAGGACAACACCGAGCAGTCCCAGGGTGATGACAACCAGCAGGATTCCCACGATAACCGTCGTGGCAACCAGCGTCGTGACCGCCGCGGAAATCGCAATGATCAGCGGGACAACAACCGTGACAACCAGCGCGATAACCAGCAGGATCAGTCCGACAATCAGCAGGATTCCCAGGACAACGACGGCTCCCACAATGATCGCCGCGGAAATCGCAATGACGACCACGGTGATGACCGCCGTGGCCGCCGTGGCCGCCGTAACCGTCGTGGCCGGGATAACCGCCAGGACAACCGTGATAACCGCGGTGACCAGCAGAATGATCAGAATGACAACCAGCAGGACGATCAGCTGCAGAACGTCGCCGGCATCCTGGACATCGTGGACACCAATGTGGCGTTCGTCCGCACCACCGGTTACCACCCGGCACCATCTGATGTCTTTGTGAACAACCAGCTGATCCGTCGCATGGGTCTGCGTTCCGGTGACGCCATCGTGGGCCAGGTCCGCATGAATCAGGGTGGACAGCAGGGCGGCAACCAGGGTGGACATGGTGGACGCAACCGTCAGAAGTACAACAACCTGTCGCGCGTGGACAGCATCAACGGCCTGCCTGTTGAGGAAACCCGCAACCGTCCGGAGTTCAACAAGCTCACCCCGCTGTACCCGAACCAGCGTCTGCGTCTGGAAACCGAGCAGCGTGTCCTGACCACCCGTGTCATTGACCTGATCATGCCGATCGGCAAGGGCCAGCGTGCGCTCATCGTGTCCCCGCCCAAGGCCGGTAAGACCACGATCCTGCAGAACATCGCCAACGCGATCGCCACCAACAACCCGGAGTGCTACCTCATGGTTGTGCTGGTGGATGAGCGTCCTGAGGAAGTCACCGATATGCAGCGTTCGGTCAAGGGTGAGGTCATCGCCTCCACCTTCGACCGCCCGCCGGGAGAGCACACCGCCATTGCGGAGCTGGCCATTGAGCGCGCCAAGCGTCTGGTGGAGCAGGGCCAGGACGTTGTTGTCCTGCTCGATTCAATCACCCGTCTGGGTCGTGCCTACAACAACAGTTCCCCTGCGTCCGGACGTATCCTGTCCGGTGGTGTTGACTCCAACGCGCTGTACCCGCCGAAGCGTTTCCTGGGTGCGGCCCGCAACATTGAAAATGGTGGTTCCCTCACCATCATCGCCACCGCGATGGTGGAGACCGGTTCCGCCGGTGACACCGTGATCTTCGAGGAGTTCAAGGGCACCGGTAACGCCGAGCTCAAGCTGGATCGTAAGATCTCCGAGCGTCGTGTGTTCCCTGCAGTGGATGTCAACCCATCCGGTACCCGTAAGGATGAGCTGTTGCTCAACCCGGATGAGGCTCGCATCATGCACAAGCTTCGTCGTATCCTGTCTGCACTGGATAACCAGCAGGCCATTGATCTGCTGATCAAGCAGCTGAAGAAGACCAAGTCCAACGCGGAATTCCTCATGCAGGTCGCTTCAAGTGCACCGATGGCCGCCACCGAAAATGATGAGGAGTACTCATAA
- the prfA gene encoding peptide chain release factor 1 codes for MAGQVSAVDDILAEYHGLEEQMADPALHNDAAAARRVGKRYSELQPIINVHRELVQVRDDLEAAKEMAHEDHEFAAEAERLEVESVELEEKLADLLAPRDEHDGDDIVMEIKAGAGGDEAALFAGDLLRMYQKYADKHGFIIEVLDSAESDLGGVKDITLSIRSRKPSRDGAWSQFKFEGGVHRVQRVPVTESQGRIQTSAAGVLVYPEPDEVQDVEIDEKEIRVDVYRSSGKGGQGVNTTDSAVRITHLPTGIVVTCQKERSQIQNRARAMQVLAARLQALQAEEAEAEAAQGRASQIRTMDRSERIRTYNWPENRISDHRIGFKANNLDSVLDGELDDLFTALRAAERAERLEADN; via the coding sequence ATGGCAGGACAGGTATCAGCGGTTGACGATATCCTCGCCGAGTATCACGGCCTTGAGGAGCAGATGGCAGATCCTGCGCTCCACAATGATGCCGCGGCGGCACGACGGGTGGGGAAGCGCTACTCCGAGCTGCAGCCCATCATCAACGTGCACCGCGAACTGGTCCAGGTCAGGGATGATCTGGAGGCGGCGAAGGAGATGGCGCACGAGGACCACGAGTTCGCCGCCGAGGCAGAGCGCCTCGAGGTGGAATCGGTGGAGCTGGAGGAGAAGCTCGCTGATCTCCTGGCACCGCGTGATGAGCATGATGGTGATGACATTGTCATGGAGATCAAGGCCGGTGCCGGTGGAGATGAAGCGGCCCTGTTCGCAGGTGACCTGCTCCGCATGTACCAGAAGTACGCCGACAAGCACGGTTTTATCATCGAGGTTCTCGACTCTGCTGAGTCCGACCTGGGCGGGGTCAAGGACATTACCTTGTCCATCCGTTCCCGCAAGCCGTCCCGCGATGGTGCCTGGAGCCAGTTCAAGTTCGAGGGCGGTGTGCACCGCGTTCAGCGTGTGCCGGTGACCGAGTCCCAGGGACGCATCCAGACCTCTGCCGCCGGCGTGCTGGTCTACCCGGAGCCGGATGAGGTGCAGGATGTGGAGATCGACGAGAAGGAGATCCGCGTCGATGTCTATCGTTCCTCCGGTAAGGGTGGTCAGGGTGTTAACACCACCGACTCCGCCGTGCGCATCACCCACCTGCCCACGGGCATCGTGGTGACGTGTCAGAAGGAACGTTCCCAGATCCAGAACCGTGCGCGCGCCATGCAGGTGCTCGCCGCCCGTCTGCAGGCGTTGCAGGCGGAGGAGGCGGAGGCTGAGGCCGCACAGGGTCGTGCGTCCCAGATCCGCACCATGGACCGCTCCGAGCGCATCCGTACCTATAACTGGCCGGAGAACCGCATCAGCGATCACCGCATCGGTTTCAAGGCCAACAACCTGGATTCCGTCCTTGACGGTGAACTGGATGATCTGTTCACCGCCCTGCGTGCAGCTGAACGCGCTGAACGCCTCGAGGCCGATAACTAG
- the prmC gene encoding peptide chain release factor N(5)-glutamine methyltransferase: MRTLGEALRDATDILQQAAVASPLNDARLIAAHLLGCGPLNVALHMRDEVPAGFDEAVSRRAQREPLQHILGSAPMGALDLHVGPGVFVPRPETEVLADWAVRRGRGVDKPVVVDLCTGSGALAAYLAHELVDARVTAVELDPGAAAWAARNFSEFTPGVELVIGDATDATVLPDLHGRVDIVVSNPPYVPETGDLEPEVYRDPHMAVFSGAGGMDVIDEMVHLIFNLLKPGGVMGVEHDDTTSELVLDVFTRHGGFTDVAVLNDLTGRARFVTASKL, translated from the coding sequence ATGCGAACCCTCGGGGAAGCACTGCGCGACGCCACCGACATCCTGCAACAGGCTGCGGTGGCGTCGCCACTTAATGATGCCCGCCTGATCGCCGCACATCTCCTTGGTTGCGGTCCGCTCAATGTGGCCCTGCACATGCGTGATGAGGTGCCGGCAGGTTTTGATGAGGCGGTCAGCCGCCGCGCGCAGCGTGAACCGCTCCAGCACATCCTGGGCAGTGCGCCGATGGGCGCACTCGACCTGCATGTCGGCCCCGGGGTTTTCGTTCCCCGGCCCGAGACCGAGGTGCTCGCCGATTGGGCGGTGCGGCGCGGTCGGGGCGTCGATAAGCCTGTTGTTGTTGACCTGTGCACCGGTAGCGGCGCGCTCGCCGCTTATCTGGCCCATGAGCTTGTCGACGCCCGGGTCACCGCGGTCGAGCTTGATCCGGGGGCCGCGGCGTGGGCGGCGCGTAACTTCTCCGAATTCACGCCAGGTGTGGAGCTGGTCATTGGTGATGCCACCGATGCCACTGTGTTGCCTGACCTGCATGGTCGGGTGGACATTGTGGTGTCCAATCCGCCCTATGTCCCGGAGACCGGGGATCTGGAACCTGAGGTGTACCGTGATCCCCACATGGCTGTTTTCAGCGGTGCCGGCGGGATGGATGTGATCGATGAGATGGTCCATCTGATCTTCAACCTGCTCAAACCCGGGGGAGTGATGGGTGTCGAGCACGATGACACCACCTCAGAACTCGTCCTGGACGTATTCACCCGCCACGGAGGGTTCACCGACGTGGCAGTACTCAACGATCTCACCGGTCGGGCGCGCTTTGTCACGGCGAGTAAGCTGTGA
- a CDS encoding L-threonylcarbamoyladenylate synthase, with the protein MSRIYDCADQESRAAGLKAAVDAVKAGQLVVLPTDTLYGLGCDAFNNEAVANLLATKHRGPDMPVPVLVGSWDTIQGLVQHYSEQAKTLVQAFWPGGLSIIVPQAPSLPWNLGDTRGTVMLRMPLHPVAIELLRETGPMAVSSANISGHQPPSTVTEARQQLNQNVSVYLDGGECAIGKPSSIIDISGERPKLLREGAISAERIGEVLGVTAESLR; encoded by the coding sequence GTGAGCAGAATCTATGACTGCGCCGACCAGGAATCCCGCGCAGCCGGCCTGAAGGCAGCTGTTGACGCGGTCAAGGCCGGTCAGCTCGTTGTCCTACCCACGGATACCCTCTACGGACTGGGCTGCGACGCTTTCAATAATGAGGCCGTGGCCAACCTGCTGGCCACCAAACACCGGGGTCCCGACATGCCGGTACCCGTGCTGGTGGGCAGCTGGGACACCATCCAGGGTCTGGTCCAACACTATTCCGAGCAGGCCAAGACCCTCGTGCAGGCCTTCTGGCCGGGTGGGCTGTCCATCATCGTCCCGCAGGCGCCCAGCCTGCCGTGGAACCTCGGTGACACCCGCGGCACCGTGATGCTGCGCATGCCGCTGCACCCGGTGGCCATCGAACTGCTGCGGGAGACCGGCCCCATGGCGGTATCCTCCGCCAATATCTCCGGACATCAACCACCGAGCACGGTGACTGAGGCACGCCAGCAGCTCAACCAGAACGTTTCCGTCTATCTCGATGGCGGGGAATGCGCGATCGGCAAGCCATCATCGATCATCGACATCTCCGGTGAGCGCCCCAAGCTCCTGCGGGAGGGCGCTATCAGTGCAGAACGCATCGGCGAGGTGCTGGGGGTGACGGCGGAGAGCCTGCGCTAA
- a CDS encoding MraY family glycosyltransferase, with the protein MGAGFAGIPLRELGLVILVAAAITYLTTGIIRTLMVRSGRLNEIRDRDVHTMPKPRLGGVAMFSGFLGAVFLADQLPALTRGFMPITPEMHAVIWAGFVIVVVGALDDLFDLDAITKLVGQIVGAVTMSLLGLTWTILYFPFGGGTTLLLDQVQSTILTTLFTVALINALNFVDGLDGLSAGVGMIAGAAILVFSLTILFDQNGAVSAYPPAIIAAALVGICAGFLPHNFEPSRIFMGDSGSMLIGLLLAAASTSASGKINMGLYGTVDLIALMSPIIVVLAAVAVPLLDLVMAVVRRLGKGTSPFSPDKMHLHHRLLAIGHTHRRVVLVLYMWVTVVAFGAVSFSIVPPLYALGATVFGLIVATVLTTVPLARGKNVPRHRK; encoded by the coding sequence ATGGGAGCCGGTTTTGCGGGAATCCCGCTGCGCGAACTGGGGCTGGTGATCCTCGTTGCCGCCGCAATCACGTATCTCACCACAGGCATCATCCGCACCCTCATGGTGCGCAGTGGTCGCCTCAATGAGATCCGTGACCGCGATGTGCACACCATGCCCAAGCCCCGCCTGGGCGGAGTGGCCATGTTCAGTGGCTTCCTCGGTGCCGTTTTCCTCGCTGACCAGCTTCCAGCCTTGACAAGAGGCTTCATGCCCATCACCCCGGAGATGCACGCTGTCATCTGGGCGGGATTTGTCATCGTGGTGGTGGGGGCGCTGGATGATCTCTTTGATCTGGATGCGATCACCAAACTGGTCGGCCAGATCGTGGGTGCTGTGACCATGAGTCTGTTGGGCCTGACCTGGACGATTCTGTATTTCCCCTTCGGTGGGGGAACCACTCTGCTTCTGGATCAGGTCCAGTCCACCATCCTGACCACGCTGTTCACCGTGGCGCTGATCAACGCACTCAACTTCGTGGACGGGTTGGACGGATTGTCCGCCGGGGTGGGTATGATCGCCGGCGCTGCCATCCTGGTGTTCTCCCTGACCATCCTGTTCGACCAGAACGGAGCGGTCTCCGCTTACCCGCCGGCCATTATCGCTGCCGCACTCGTGGGTATCTGTGCAGGTTTTCTCCCGCACAACTTTGAACCGTCCAGAATCTTCATGGGGGACAGCGGTTCGATGCTGATCGGGCTGCTGCTGGCTGCGGCCTCCACCTCCGCCTCGGGCAAGATCAACATGGGCCTCTACGGCACCGTGGACCTGATCGCGCTCATGTCACCGATCATCGTGGTGCTGGCTGCGGTGGCGGTGCCACTGTTGGATCTGGTGATGGCTGTGGTCCGCCGCCTGGGCAAGGGCACTTCCCCCTTCTCCCCGGACAAGATGCACCTGCATCACCGCCTCCTGGCGATCGGGCACACCCACAGGCGTGTTGTCCTGGTTCTCTACATGTGGGTAACGGTTGTCGCCTTCGGCGCGGTGAGTTTCTCCATTGTTCCGCCCCTGTATGCGCTGGGCGCCACCGTGTTCGGCTTGATTGTGGCCACGGTGCTCACCACCGTGCCCCTGGCGCGTGGCAAGAACGTGCCCAGGCACCGAAAATAG